CCGACTGGTGCCCTGGTTGCGGAAACTTCGGAATACTCACGGCACTGTATAAAGCGCTTGAAGAGTTAAACCTTGATCCTTCTGAAACAGTAATAGTCTCCGGAATCGGGTGTTCAGGGAAGACCCCCCACTTCGTCAACGTTAACGGCGTGCACACTCTCCACGGCAGGGCAATACCGTTCGCCACAGGGATAAAGCTGTCCAATCCAGGATTGAAGGTGATAGTTCACGGTGGCGACGGGGACCTGCTGGGTATTGGGGCGGGACACTTCGTAGCCCTGGGTAGGAGGAATATTGATTTAACAGTGATACTTCACGATAACGGAGTATACGGGTTGACTAAGGGACAGGCCTCTCCAACCCTTCCATTAAAAGTGAAGACGAAGTCTCTGGCGAAGCCGAATATTCAGCAACCTGTAAACCCGGTGCTACTCGCTCTCTCCTCCGGCTACACGTTCGTTGCAAGAGGTTACGCTTTCGACGGGATGCATTTGAAGAACTTGATCAAGATGGCTGTTCAACACCGTGGTGCATCCTTCATAGACGTTCTACAGCCATGTGTAACTTTCAACGATGTTTATACCGCGGACTTCTACAGGAAAGCTGTCTACAAGCTTGACGGCGACCCAGGATGGGATCCTGTTGTGAAAACCCCTGAGGAGGCTAGCATTAAACTCCTCCGGGCTATTGAGAAGAGTCTTGAATGGGGTGATAGAATACCTATAGGGGTCTTCTACGTGAATCCTCACGTATCTGCTTTCGAGGACAGGCTGGGCGAGAGGTTGAAGGGCTATCCCTCCATCAATCCTTCAAACATGGTGATAGAGATGGATGGTAAGCCAGTGTTCACTCAAGCATTGTTTGAGAAAGTGTTCAGGGATTTCATCGTGAAGGTTTCAAGTAGACGCGAAGGTTAAACGGATGGTGGGGGCTTGGACTGCTTAAACGTTTTCAACAGTCTCGAGGGTTTTGAGACAAGAATAGTTGTGAGAAAGGGGAGGTTCCCCGAGGAGGTAAACTACGAAGTGTATGTTGGGCGTGGCGAAGCGTGGGTTAGACTATTGGCGGTGAAAATGTTCAACGGGAGACCCCCGTTCTACAGGAGGTGGGTTGAACTATTCCACATCCTCCCCGAGGTATCTTTTAAGGGTTTGAAATACGTCTTCCTCAACTCGCCTCAGGAGAGGGAGCTGGTTAAGTGCTTGTCGAGCCAGCTGTCCGGGGGCGAGAAAATATTTATCGAGTACATTTATGATGGTGAAACATACAAGGCTCTCGAAGCAGGCATACCCACACCTCTAACCCGCCTAGGCTACATGCTTCTCGAGAACGGGTTCACATGGTTTAAAAACTGGTACTTCGCTGAAGGCTTCATGGAGGGTAGCCCGAAGATACAGGGGGAGAAGCCCTTGGACGAGAATCATAGGATGAGGCTACTACAAGAGATATGCGGAGAGGTGGAGGATTTTCTGAAGACAGTGGGGAATTCTGTTCAATCAAAGACTCGAGACTATTACACACGAGCGGTTGAGAGAGCGTTGAAGATTAGGAGGGATTGCGCCGGGCAATAGTTTCAGCCACTAACGAGCGCTGTTTCTACCTCAACCCCTCGCAGCATGGTTTTAATAGTTTTTCACAGGCTGCTTTGAAAAAAGTTTAATCGCGGAATTAGAGGCTGCTTTAGACACCTCATGTTTATCGAGTAGGTGCAAAGGCTTGTGTAGGTCGCTCAGCCTGCACGGTAATATTCCTGTAAACGCGTGGTTCAACTTCTTCAAGGCAGATACCTAAGGCGAGAAAGAAGGACTTGTTTGAGGAGGTTGACCTAGTATGATGAATATGGAGCCAAGCTTTGCGGCTGTTTCAGGACCATAGGCTATTGCAACACTTCTAACCCGCCTACTCCTATCACCCTCCATATCCTGGATGCCCTGGATTACTCCCCTCCCTAGGTTGATGAAGAAGCTGATCCAAGCTATTTTCAAAACCGTGAGGTTGAACCATCCAGTAGCTGTAAGTGATCCATATGCGAATGAAGCCGACACGCATAGTGCGACAGTTATATTGCCCAGTAGCCCGGTTCCCTTTAGCCTTAAGCTGTAGAGGATGGATAATGCATACATTGAGTTGAGAAGCTTTTCGAGACTAGTGAGGAATCTTGTATCATAGTATCCCATGTGCGATAAGCGATTGAGAAAGCATTAAGGGCATGTCTCGCGTTTCACGGTAAACACGTTGGGAAGACACGTAATTCGCCACAGGTCATACATCTAGATTGGAGTAGTCTATTAATCGAACACTACACGCTCGGTTATCCCAGGCATACTTGTTTTAACCCCTCTAATTCCGCGATAGCGCACAGCGTTTTATCACCCGTGTAAAACTCCTCTGCGCTAACTTCTCTCGAAGAAGCTACCTGTATCGCGTCTGCTTGGTAGACATGGTATTTCTCCACCAGCCTCCACGATTCGACAACTATTGATGGTTTAACAGGCACTATTCTGAGTATTCTAAGCTTTAACATTCTCAGTGTTTCCCCTATAAACTCTCCCCGGGCGAGCTTGAAATCTTCCTCGGTTAGCCAGCCCCGCCTGTAGTACCTGTCCAGCACGCCCAGGACCTCGCCAATATTCCACAGTGAGAAGGATATTTTGGCTTCACCCCGCCACGCATTCGAGTATGCGGACGCCACGACATCGCTACCTTCTTCTTGAATATAGCGCTTTACAATTGCACTAGTATCTAGGTATATCGTCTTCAAGCCCTTTCATCCCTCAACTCTCTGACAACATTCTCAGCACGAGTTTCAACTAGCGGTTTAACAGGTTTTACCTCTCCGGGTAGTTCACCATTCAACAACCCTCCCAGCGCCTGGGAAACATAGTCTTCGAGCAGCTCCTCCCGGATCAGTTCTTCAAGAGCGCTACTGACTTCCTCAACGCCCTCCTCGAGCAGTCTCGCCCTGAACCTATACCACAGCTCCCTGTCTATGACGATAGTCGACTTGATTTTACCGGGCACAATGCCACCCTACATAAGTATTTACTTACAGAAGTATATAAACTCATACTCCGAGCATGCTTGATTGAAGCCTCCAGCACGTTTGAAAACCCGTCTCTAGGGGTTTAAGGTCTTTAATCGAAGTGAAGAGGTAATTGATAAGAAGTCGCTATTAAGCTAGAAGTTACTCGGGGCGGTTTCAACGAATGATCTTGAAGGTCGATCGAGAGAAATGACCACGTGGAGAATTAAACGTGTTAAACCGAGTTACAATCTTTATCATAACAGTGTGTATATTGTTCCATCAGATAGGATTGTGGGGTTATGGCGACAAGCTTGTAGTAACCTCCTCAATGTAGACACACCACTCTCGTGGCAATGGGCGATCGCGTTAACAGTCGAATTTCTCCGCGCAATGACCTACCGGCTCGGCGCTCAGCGTTACCGATTCCCATCACGCCTTCTGCAACTGTTTTAAGTTTCATATTGAGTTTGTAAGGGTTTGTATGAAATTATTAGAGGCTAGAGGTGCTGAGGCTTAAGGAGGTCTGTGAAAGACTCGGGATCAGCTATGCTACTCTGAGGGAGTACGTTAGGAGAGGTTGGATTAAGCCGGTTGAGAGTGGTAGGTGTAGGTTTAGAGAGGAAGACGTTGAGAGGTTGGCTGGAATAGTCAAGTCGGAGAAGGTGATTCTTTATGCTAGAGTTTCGTCGAGTACTCAAAGAGACGACCTAGAGAGACAGGTCAAGGCGTTAGAAGAGTGAGCTGGAAGCAGTAACATGGTTTATGTTCTAAGCCAGGAGGGCAAAGACCCTAGGGAAGAGCTTGTAGGAGATTTAATAAAGATTGTCTCTATCTTCGCTGGGAAACTCTACGGCATGAGAAGCCACAAGTACAAGGAGGTTGTCGAGGGTGCAAGAAAGCTCGTTGAACACCCTTGAGCAGGTGCGGATGTACTCTATACCGATAAGCGACTCTAGGGTTAGAGAGTTGATAACGTGGTACCTGCAAGCACTGCAGAGGGCTGTAGACGTGGTCTGGGAAAACATCGAGTGGAATTATGTATTCTCGAAGATAGAGAAGAAGATTGAATAAAATTAAAGGTCACCGTACCGCGCAAAGTTAGAGCCCCAGGGCTACTCAAGAGTAGCTCCTTCAAGAAGAAGCCGAGAGACGTGTTGCTGAGGGATTGCCCGTATGCTAAGTACTTGTTGACGGAGCTATCAGGACAGCGTACTCGGTTATGGAGTCGTGGAGGAAGGAGTACATCAAGGGAAGGGCAAGGAAGGTTGAGCCGGGGGTAGGTCTGCCAGGTGCAAGATAATACTAAAGAGTAGACTTGCCAGTTCCTAAATTTTTAGTAAGTTTTCTAACACACCCGACCTGCTCGTACAGGGACTGCAGCATCTCTAAAGCCTCATCTTCTTTCAGCGTGTAAAGGTTCTAACTCATTTCTATACTCATAATTTGTGGCGGCAACAGGAGGATAAAAACTAACGGAAACAGGTAAGAGGAGGTAGCGGGCCCGCCGGGATTTGAACCCGGGTCCTCCGGCTCCGGAGGCCGGCGCCCTATCCTGGCTAGGCTACGGGCCCCTTTTATTAGTAATTGAGTTGTGATGTTTTAATAGTGTGCTCTCTACTGCGGGTGGTTAGATCATTTTCAGCCCGGATCCTGTCAGGATTGACGCCACTCTTTTACCCTTCAACTTATCTAACAGTTTCAGGAAGGCTGCGTGTACTATTGCAGAGGTTGGTTCAACGGTGAAGCCTCTCTCCCAGAGCTCTGTGTAAGCCTTCTCGATCTCGCTATTTCCAACGAGCACTACATCCCCCTTGCTCGCCCTTACTGCTGAAACTATTTCCTGGAGCCTGGGAGGGTTGGGCACGGCGACGCCGTCTGCGAGAGTAGAAGCCTCCCCTTCCTCCTCACATCCTTTGAAAGCCTTGTAAACAGGTTGCACGCTATACCCTTGCACAGCGTAGATGACCGGTGTTTTAGAGATCAGCCCTAGGCTTGCAAGGTTTTGGAAACCCTTGAAAACACCTAGGAGGAGGGAGCCGGAGCCAACGGGGATTATCAACGCATCCGGGACCCCAGCATCCTCATAGATTTCATACGCTATCGTCGTGAAGCCCTCAAGGAATAACGGGCTCTTTGTGTGGGAGACATAGAATGATTCGCCAGCGTGCTCGAGAACCTTCAGCGATGCCTCAGCCCTGTCCGCGGTCTCCACCACCACTCCACCAAGCCTTTTCACAAGCTTCTTCTTCCCCTCAGGAGCCGTCCTAGGCATGCAAATAAAAGGTTTAAGCCCGTAGAGCCTGGAGTAGAGAGATACTGAGACACCCGTGTTGCCGCTGGTATCTTCCACGACGGATTTAAAACCCATCTTGTACGCGTAGTAGAGCGAGAGAGCTGAACCCCTGTCCTTGAAGCTACCACTAGGGTTCAAGTAATCCAGTTTAAACCATACTTCAACACTGTTTAAAACCTCCCTGACCAGAGGGGTTCCTCCTTCCCCCCTGCCCCGCTCAGGAGTGAATGGAAGCATGGACGAGTAGCGCGCTAACCCCTTCCCCCTGGGCTCGAACAGCAACGGGTGGGTAATCTCCAGAGGTGACTTGCACACGGGGCATTCGAAGTAATACCTGCTCCACAATTCTGCTTTAAAACCGCAACGAGGGCAATACCATTCAGCCAATCCTTAACACCTTTACATACTATTAC
This is a stretch of genomic DNA from Thermosphaera aggregans DSM 11486. It encodes these proteins:
- a CDS encoding 2-oxoacid:ferredoxin oxidoreductase subunit beta, with translation MEPRKGYKSNVWPDWCPGCGNFGILTALYKALEELNLDPSETVIVSGIGCSGKTPHFVNVNGVHTLHGRAIPFATGIKLSNPGLKVIVHGGDGDLLGIGAGHFVALGRRNIDLTVILHDNGVYGLTKGQASPTLPLKVKTKSLAKPNIQQPVNPVLLALSSGYTFVARGYAFDGMHLKNLIKMAVQHRGASFIDVLQPCVTFNDVYTADFYRKAVYKLDGDPGWDPVVKTPEEASIKLLRAIEKSLEWGDRIPIGVFYVNPHVSAFEDRLGERLKGYPSINPSNMVIEMDGKPVFTQALFEKVFRDFIVKVSSRREG
- a CDS encoding DUF1122 family protein gives rise to the protein MDCLNVFNSLEGFETRIVVRKGRFPEEVNYEVYVGRGEAWVRLLAVKMFNGRPPFYRRWVELFHILPEVSFKGLKYVFLNSPQERELVKCLSSQLSGGEKIFIEYIYDGETYKALEAGIPTPLTRLGYMLLENGFTWFKNWYFAEGFMEGSPKIQGEKPLDENHRMRLLQEICGEVEDFLKTVGNSVQSKTRDYYTRAVERALKIRRDCAGQ
- a CDS encoding UbiA family prenyltransferase, encoding MGYYDTRFLTSLEKLLNSMYALSILYSLRLKGTGLLGNITVALCVSASFAYGSLTATGWFNLTVLKIAWISFFINLGRGVIQGIQDMEGDRSRRVRSVAIAYGPETAAKLGSIFIILGQPPQTSPSFSP
- a CDS encoding type II toxin-antitoxin system VapC family toxin; this translates as MKTIYLDTSAIVKRYIQEEGSDVVASAYSNAWRGEAKISFSLWNIGEVLGVLDRYYRRGWLTEEDFKLARGEFIGETLRMLKLRILRIVPVKPSIVVESWRLVEKYHVYQADAIQVASSREVSAEEFYTGDKTLCAIAELEGLKQVCLG
- a CDS encoding pyridoxal-phosphate dependent enzyme, giving the protein MAEWYCPRCGFKAELWSRYYFECPVCKSPLEITHPLLFEPRGKGLARYSSMLPFTPERGRGEGGTPLVREVLNSVEVWFKLDYLNPSGSFKDRGSALSLYYAYKMGFKSVVEDTSGNTGVSVSLYSRLYGLKPFICMPRTAPEGKKKLVKRLGGVVVETADRAEASLKVLEHAGESFYVSHTKSPLFLEGFTTIAYEIYEDAGVPDALIIPVGSGSLLLGVFKGFQNLASLGLISKTPVIYAVQGYSVQPVYKAFKGCEEEGEASTLADGVAVPNPPRLQEIVSAVRASKGDVVLVGNSEIEKAYTELWERGFTVEPTSAIVHAAFLKLLDKLKGKRVASILTGSGLKMI